The genomic region GCCGAGGAGGTGCCTTACGGACGGATGGGTACCGCCGAAGATCTCACCGGCATGGCGATTTTCCTGGCCTCATCGGAAAGCGACTACGTCGTCGCCCAGACCTATAACGTCGATGGCGGTAACTGGATGAGCTGAGGCTTCGTTGCAGGACGAGTCCTCGAAAGGAACGATAGGATGACGACCAAACTCTCCCTTGCCACACTCGAAACAGTTAAGGCCAAGGCCGGCGTTCCGAAATATGGTCGGCACGATCTTCGCGCCGGCATCGTCCATTTCGGCGTCGGCAACTTTCACCGCGCCCACCAGGCCGTCTATCTCGATGATCTCTTCAACCTGGGGCTCGACCGTGACTGGGCGATCATAGGGGCCGGGGTGTTGCCGTCGGACGAGGTGATGCGGGCCAAGCTCGAAGCGCAGGATTTCCTGACGACAGTGGTCGAGCAGGACAATAACCGCACGGGCGCGCATGTCACCGGCGCGATGATCGCCTATCTCAAGCCCGGTGATACGCCGGCGATCTTGGCGCAGCTCGCCAGCCCGTCCATTCGCATCGTATCGCTGACGATCACCGAAGGCGGCTATTTCATCGATCCGGCGTCTGGCGTCTTCAATCCCGCCCATCCGGCCATCGTCGAGGACGGGCGCAATCCGACTTCGCCGAAGACGGTCTTCGGTCTCATCTTGGCGGGCCTTGCCGAGCGCAGAGCGAGGGGCATACCGCCCTTCACCGTCATGTCCTGCGACAACATTCCTGGCAATGGCGAGGTGACGCATGCGGCTGTTGCCGGCCTTGCGCGCCTCTCGGATCCCGCCTTCGCAGACTGGATCGATGCCAATGTCGCCTTTCCGAACGGCATGGTCGACCGCATCACGCCCGCCACGGGCGCCCGGGAAATCGATTTCGTCGCCTCGGAATACGGCATCGGCGATGCCTGGCCGGTCTTTTGCGAAGAATTCAAGCAATGGGTGCTGGAGGACCATTTCCCGCAAGGCCGCCCGGCCTTGGAAAAGGTCGGCGTCCAGTTCGTCCCCGACGTCGCTCCTTATGAGCACATGAAGATCCGCATCCTCAACGGCGGCCACGCCGCAATCGCCTATCCAGCGGCATTGCTCGATATCCATTTCGTCCACGAGGCCATGGAGGAGCCGTTGATCCGCGGCTTCCTGGCGAAACTCGAGCACGACGAAATCATCCCGGTCATCCCGCCGGTCCCGGATACGGATCTCAACGATTACTACAGGCTCATCGAGACGCGCTTCGCCAACCCCAAGATCGGCGACACGATTCCGCGGCTGGCTCAGGATGGTTCGAACCGCCAGCCGAAATTCATCCTGCCGTCGACCGCCGACCGCCTGCGCCGCGGCGAAGATGTGATCGGGCTGTCGCTGGTCTCTGCCCTCTGGTGCCGCTATTTCGCCGGCAAATCGGACAGCGGCAAGGATATTGTCTTCAACGATGCAAGCGCCGACCGGCTGCACGCCGCCGCCCTGGCAGCCAAGGAAGACCCGATGGCGTTCCTCGCTCTTTCCGATATTTTCGGTGACGTCGCCCGGTCCGACCTTTTCCGGCGCCGTTTCGCACACGCATTGAAAACCCTCTGGGAACAGGGCACGCGCGCAACGCTCCAGCTCTATCTGGACGACAAACTCGAGGGATAACAATGGCGGGCAGCGACTCCAGGCTGGTGATCTTCGACTGCGACGGCGTCCTGGTCGACAGCGAACCGATCTCGCTTGCCGTTCTTGTCGAGGCGCTGGATGCCGCAGGAGTATCGATGACGACGGCCGAGGCGAGCGAACGCTTCCTCGGCCGCAGCCTTAAAAGCATGTCCGCCATACTTCATGACGAACACGGTCTTGCGACCGACGACGCCTTTCTCGAAGGCATGCGCACGCGCCTTTATGCGCGCTTCCGCGAGGAACTGAAGCCCGTTCACGGCATTCGCCGGGCGGTCGAACAACTCGACGGAGCCTGCTGCGTCGCGTCGTCGAGCCAGCCCGAGCGCATTCGTCTTTCCCTGACGGTGACCGGATTGATCGATCTCTTCGAGCCGCACATCTTCAGTGCCAGCATGGTCGCGCTCGGCAAGCCGGCGCCCGATCTCTTCCTCTATGCGAGCGAGCAAATGGGCTACGCGTCCGCCGATTGCGTCGTCGTGGAAGACAGTCCGGCCGGCATCGAGGCAGCAAAAGCGGCCGGCATGCGCGTCTTCGCCTTCGCCGGCGCCAGCCATGCGCGCAACGACCGGCACAGGCAAGCGCTGGCGCAACTTCACCCCGATGTCCTGTTTGACGATATGGGCGAATTGATACAGTTTGTCCGGCAATAAGTCGGAGCGGGATGGCGGCAATGCAGCGTGCCTACGTCCCGTTCTGACCTCTTAAATCATCGTGATCTCGGGACGGAGACATCCATTAATGCGCGAATATGTCGTCGCGGTCGATATCGGCACCGGTAGCGCCCGTGCCGGCATTTTTGACCGGAAAGGCAAGCTTCTCGCGCGGGCCGACAGGCCGATTGCCATGAACCGGCCGGAAGAAAACCACGCCGAGCAGGATTCCGAGGACATCTGGGCGGCGGTCTGCGGGGCGGTCAAGGCGGCACGCGGCCACGCCGGCGTCGCTGCGGAGAATGTCGCGGCGATCGGTTTCGACGCGACCTGCTCGCTGGTCGTGCGCGACCGTGACGGCGCACAGCTTTCAGTCAATCGTGCCGGTGACGCGCGCTGGGACACGATCGTCTGGCTCGATCACCGAGCGCTCAAGGAGGCCGATTTCTGCACGTCGACAGAACATCCCGTCCTTCACCATTCCGGCCGCGTGATGTCGCCGGAGATGGAAATGCCGAAGCTGATGTGGCTGAAGCGAAACCTTCCAGCGCAATGGGAAAGGGCCGGTTATTTCTTCGATCTGGCGGATTACATGTCCTGGCGCGCGACGGGCAGCGCGGCGCGTTCGCGTTGCACGCTCACGGCAAAATGGAACTATCTCGCGCATAAGGAGAGAGGCTGGCAGCCGGACTATCTCGAACAGATCGGCCTTGCGGACCTTCTCGATCGAGGGGGATTGCCCGAGGAAACCCTGCCCGTCGGCACTGCGGTTGGGCGCCTGACCGAGACGGCAGCGGAAGAGCTCGGCCTCGACGCGGAATGCTACGTTGCACCAGGGCTGATCGATGCCTATGCCGGCGCGCTCGGTGTGCTCGGCAGATTTGCCGCCGAGCCCGCAAATCTCGAACGGCAACTCGCCCTCATCGCCGGCACATCGAGCTGCATTGTCGCCTTTTCACGCGAGATGAAGCCTGGCTTCGGCATGTGGGGGCCGTATTTCGAAGCGGTGCTTCCGGGCTGCTGGCTGGTCGAGGGCGGGCAGTCGGCGACGGGCGCGCTCCTCGATCATATCGTGCGCGTGCATGGCGGAGGGCGGGAACCGACCGCGGAAACGCACATGAAGATCATCGGGCGCGTGCAGGAACTGCGCGCGCTGCATGGCCCGGGCTTCGCCGATCGGCTGCACGTCCTTCCCGATTTTCACGGCAACCGGTCGCCACTCGCCGATCCGCACGCGCTCGGCGTCATCAGCGGTCTCGCGCTCGATTCATCGTTCGATGGGCTTTGCCGGCTCTATTGGCGCACCTGCGTCGCCATCGCGCTTGGAATCCGGCACATTCTCGAAATGATGAATGAGGCGGGATACAATCTCGATACGCTGCACGTGACCGGCGGCCATGTGCGCAATCCGTTGCTGATAGAGCTTTATTGCGACGCGACCGGCTGCCGCGTGGTTGCGCCCGAGACGCCCGATGCCGTGCTGCTCGGCACTGCGATGGCGGCTGCTGTTGCCGGCGGGCTTTATTCCGACCTTGCAAAGGCGGGGACAGCAATGGCGTCGGGCGGTCAGGAACGTCTTCCCGATGCTGCATCGCGCCACCTCTACGACCGAGATTATCGGCGGTTTCTGGCACTTTACCGGCATCGCGCGGAGCTGGAAGCGATGGAGTAGCCGGCGCCACTGCATGTTCTTATTCTTAAATCGTAGCCGATTTAAGAATAAGAACATGCAGCAAATTCAAAGTCCTGCGCGTCCTTTGCGCGTCTGAAAAAGACGCGCGGCGCTGCAGGCATCGATTTCATTTTTTGTGGAACCTTTTTCTTGCTCGCGCGTTAGGACGAATAGCCGGACGGTGGCGCACATCGCCCCCAATGTGACGCCGGAGGCATACCGCCGGTTGCCAACTCACATCCCCTCTGTGAGTTGATAAAGCTCAGCCAGTGCCTTTCCCTCGGCACTGGCTGTTTTGCGTTAAGACATGTGGCTTTATCGACGACAGAATCGCCGCCGTTTCCCGATTTGCGGTTCAGGCGGCCGCCTTCGTCGATTCGTTGAAGAAGAGCGCCTGGCTGATAAGCGCCTTGACCATTTCCGGGTTGAAGGGCTTCGTGACGAGGAAGGTTGGTTCGGGCCGTTCGCCGGTCAACAGCCTTTCGGGGAAGGCGGTGATGAAAATCACCGGAATGGCGCTGCTCTTCAGGATCTCGTTCACGGCATCTATGCCGGAACTTCCATCGGCCAACTGGATGTCGGCGAGCACCATGCTCGGCTTTGTTTCCTTGTAAAGCGCGATTGCCTCGTCCCGGGTGCGCGCAATGCCGGTGACGCGATGGCCGAGACTTTTGACCATCTGCTCGATGTCGATCGCGATCAGCGGTTCGTCCTCGATGATCATGATATCGGTCGCAACCTGACGGGAGATTTCCTGCGATGCCCGCTCGAGAAGCGCGCTCAGTTTGTCTGCATCGACATCAAGCACCTCGGCTGCCTCGTTAGGGCTGAAGCCTTCGACCGAGACGAGCAGGAACGCCTGGCGCGCCAGCGGCGACACCGCCGCGAGGTTGACCGATGCCCGCTGTTCCCAGGCAAAAGGTGAAACCGGTTCGGGGATCAGGACCGAGGATGACCCGAACAATGACGTATAAAGACGAAACAGGGCGACCCTGTCGTTGCTTGCTTCGGGAAAGATCGTGGTATCTGCGATGAGAGCCTCGAGAACCGCGGCCACATAAGCATCACCCGACGTTTGCGAGCCGGTCAGCGCGCGGGAATAACGGCGCAGATAGGGCAGGAGCGGCGCGATCCGGTTGGACAGTGTCATTCAGGACTCCCTCAGTCAGACTTCGGTTTTTGTCTCGACGCGGAAACGCCCGGCCGAAAAAAAGGTTCCGCGCTGGAACATTTCATTTTTTTCCTGCGTTATGATGCAGGCGAACTCTCAAGGTGACGATTGTACAATGAGATATAAATCAGGGGCAGGGCGGCCGATTGGCACAAGCTCTTCGAGCGGTAATCCAAATGCACAGATCGCAGCGAAGCTGAAGGCGCTCTATCAATCAGTGCAGGAAGAGGCCATTCCAGCACGGTTTCTCGATCTGCTGGAAAAGCTGGACGCGGCGGAACAGCACTCAACTCTGCAAAGCCAATCGGTTCTGCAAGGGAGGGAGTAGGCGCCGGGATGCCATCCGAAAACCAAGAATTCAAGCGCGAGATGCTCGCCGCACTCCCTAGTCTGCGCGCCTTTGCCATGTCGCTGATCGGTCGCCACGACCGCGCGGATGATCTCGTTCAGGACACGATCATGAAGGCCTGGGCGAAGCAGGATCATTTCGAGATCGGCACGAACATGAAGGCATGGCTCTTCACGATCCTGCGCAACGAGCTCTACAGCCAGATGCGCAAGCGTGGTCGCGAGATTCAGGACAGCGATGGCCATTTCACGGAAACGCTCGCCCACCATCCCGAGCAATACGGTTCGCTCGATCTCCAGGATTTCCGGCGGGCCCTGGAGCAGTTGCCGCCGGACCAGCGCGAAGCGATCATCCTGGTTGGTGCATCCGGCTTTTCCTACGAAGAAGCCGCCAAGATCTGCGGCTGCGCGCTCGGCACCATCAAAAGCCGCGTCAACCGCGCGCGCCAACGCCTGCAGGAAATTCTCCAGGTGCAAGGCGAGAACGACTACGGCCCTGACGAGACCTCGGCGCCCATTACCTCGCGCGCATTCGTTTCGTGATCTGCGTGCGCTCTTGAGGCCAGACCGTTGCAAGTCGACGGCGGTCCTGCTTTTTTTGCTTGGAGCACCAGGCGCTGCGGTGAGGGCGGGAACCTTCTGCAGCGCCGCGCGTCTTTTCAGACGCGCAAAGGACGCTGTAGCACTTTGAACTGCTGCATGTTGTGAACCATAAATCGGCTACGATTTACGGAGACATGCAGTGGACCCCTGATCGGTTCTGCTGCGGCGGGTGCGCGAGTTTGGAGTTGGACCGGATGCGCGAGAAGACCGAGGTGATGCTTCCAACGGTAGCGCAAGTGCTCGATGCCCGCGAACGGCTTGGCGTGCTGCATGCCGCGGTGCCTGACATGGCGGTACCGGACAGCGATTTCGACGGCCTTGCGAAGCTCGCGGCAAGCCTGTTCAGCGCCCCAATTGCGCTCGTCAGCCTCGTTGATAATGAATGGCAATGGTTCAAGGCGGCCGTCGGAACGACGGAAACGCGGCGGCGCTGCGACGAATCTTTCTGCCTCCACACGGTCGCGGACCGCGACGGTGTCTTTGTCGTGCTTGATGCATCCCGGCATCCGCTGTTTCGTGATCGGCCAACGGTGACCGGCGCGCCATTCCTGCGTTTCTACGCGGGCGCTTCCATTCTCCTGGACGGCCAGGCGGTCGGCACAGTCTGTGTCTTCGACGTGGCCCCGCGTAAGGAAATCGCGCCGAAACTGATCGATGAGCTTCGCCGGATTGCCGGTATCGCCGCATCACTGCTCAAGCTCAAGGACGAGGCGCGCCGGCGCGCCCTCAAGGAGGCGGCGCTTTCGCGCGAGGAACAGCGCCTTGCCATGGCGCTTGACGCGGCGAATGTCGGCAGTTGGCTTTGGGATATCCGCGCCGGCACGGTCGCGGGCAACAGCGCGATGATGCGCATGTTCGGACTGTCGGCTGAACACTCGGTCGGCGCCAGGGCGATCTTCGCCGCCATCCATCCCGACGACCGTATCGCGACGTTTTCCAAGCTCAGGCAGGCTATGGCGGCGAACGAGGAATATGACGGCATGTTTCGCATCCGCGACAGCGGGCGCTGGCTGCTTGGGCGCGGCAGGGTGCACGACCGCGACGGCAAGGGTGCTCCGCTGACCTTCCTCGGCATGACCATCGATGTCACGGACCAGCAGGCTTCGGTGCAGCGGACGCGGCTTCTGCTCAAGGAACTGAACCACCGCGTCAAGAATACTTTGGCGATGCTGCAGTCGTTGGCGCGTCAGACGCTTCGACAAACGAGCGATCCTGTCGAGTTCATGGCTGCATTCGCCGGTCGTCTTCAGTCCATCTCGGACGCGCACGGGCTGCTCTCCGACTACGAATGGGGCACCATCCGCCTCTCGGAGCTGATATCGAAGCAGTTGCGCCCCTATGTCAGCGACTATGCTGAACAGGTCGAGATCCATAAGGACGAAATCCTGCTAGGCCCCGATCAGGCGGTGGGCCTTGGGCTGGTGCTGCACGAACTGGCGACGAACGCCCTGAAATACGGATCGCTTTCGGTCCCGAAAGGCAAGGTCGTGCTGACCGCGCGCGGTGTCGTCGAAGACGGCGACTCCGTACTACATCTGACCTGGACCGAGGTGGGCGGCCCGCCGGTCCGCGAGCCGAGACGACGTGGCTTCGGTTCGATCCTGATCGAGCGCAGCCTCGACAAGATCATAGGCAGTTCCGTGAAAGTCGAATATCTGCCGGCCGGCGTGACGGCGCTCATCCGGTTGCCGCTTTAACAGTGGTTGCGGCAGCGGGATGAGGAGGCCGTTTACCTGTCGTAGACCTCAGTGCCTGAGTGGAAATCAACGCTGCTCGTTGCGATGACGGCCCGTGCCGAGACCGAGCAGGGCCCCGACCGCAACGGCGGTCGCCACGGCGAGCAGCGGTTGCGTTCGCAACATACCTGCGGCGGCAACGAGCGCCAGATTTGTCTGCATCGCCGCGCGGCGCCGACGCTCCTCGGCGAGCCGCCGGTCGCGGGCGCGAAGTCCTGCCATCACCGCGAAAAGGAGCAATGCTGTCACGAACAGAACGATCGCAATCGTCGCTGCAACCGCTACCGGCGAATAACGCATTGCGAGAAACAGCGTGACCGCTGCCAGGGCGAACACGTAAGCCGTGACGAGCAAGGTCGCGATGATCGCCCATAACATCGCGTTACGTCTATAGCGTGAGGTGGCAGCAGCCACATCGACTGCAAGCAAGGCGGACAAGGCGGCCCCAAGCGTTCCCATGCAAGCTACTCCGATCGCGGGTCGGGCGATGCAGGAAGTGGCCTTCCTGCGGCGGGTCGTTCACCAGGCGGACGTGCTATCGGCGCAGAAGCGCAGCCGCGATAAGGCCTATCGCCGCTGCCGCGCCGAGCGTTGCGATCGGGTGCTCGCGCACCGCCCTGCGGAGCTCCCTTTCCGTCCCGGAATAGCGGTCGCGCAAATCCGCGAGCAGTTGCTCGCCGCTGGCCAGCAGATTTTCAAGATCGGCTTCGGCCCGATCGCGCGCGCCTTTTGCCTTGGCTTTTGCGTCGTGGGAAACGGCCGCCCCGCGCTCGCTAAGCAGTCCGACGAGCGCCGCTATGTCCTCTCGAATTTCGTGGAGTTGGTCTTCGATAGGAGTTTCGCTGTGCCCGCCATTGCGTTTTCTGGTGCTCGAACTCGAGAAGAGACCCGTTGCCATGATATGAAGCTCCCTTTCGCTGCAACGCCGGCCAAGACAGCCGGCGCATGTTCCACCCCCCTCGGGCAAGGAGTGTCTCGCCCGAGATTCAGCGGAACAACGCGCGAAAGCGAGATTTGTTTCGATAAATCCTGCCGTTACCGCAAACAGTTCCTGGGAGCAGCGAAAAAGCGCGCGGGGCGGCCGGCCGCGATCAGATTGCCACCGATTGCGGCAATACGAAAGGGATGTCTCGCGTCGGAGTGGCATTGACCTGCATCCGGCAGCCGAACACGGCTTCCATGGTTTCGTCGGTCAGGACCTTCCTAGGCGGTCCGCTCGCGCGGACGCGTCCGGCCCTCATCATGACCATCTGGTCCGCGAACATCGCGGTCAGATTGAGATCGTGCATGACGGCGATGACGCCGCCCCCGCGTTCGCAGAATTGGCGCGCAAGCTGCATGATCGTCAGCTGGTGGCGGATGTCGAGGCTCGATACGGGCTCGTCGAGCAGGAGATAGCGGGGTTCGCCATCGCTGACCGGTGCCGAGATCTGGCAGAGCACGCGCGCAAGCTGGACGCGCTGTTGCTCGCCGCCCGAGAGCTCCTGATAGAAGCGCCCGGCAAAGCCCGCCAGATCGACGGCCTCGAGCGCATCGTCGGCAATGCGGTCGTTGGCGGAGTGACTGCCCGTGCCGCCGGCAGAAAGGCCGAGGCGGACGATTTCCCGCACCGTGAAGGGGAAGGAAATGACGGTCGATTGCGGCAGCACGCCGCGTTTCAGCGCAAGCTCCCACGGCCCGAGGGCGGCGAGATCATGGCCGTTGATGGTGACCTTCCCGGATACAAGCGAGAGTTCGCCGGAAACCGCCTTCAGGGTGGTCGTCTTGCCCGATCCGTTCGGGCCGACGATCGCGGTCATCTTGCCCGGAGCGGCATCGAACGAGACGCCATGGATCACCTGCCTGCCGGCAAGACGGACGGAGATATCGGAAACCTTGATCATGACGCGCTCTCAAAGTCCCATGTTCGATCGGCCGCGCAGCAGGATCCATAGAAAGAACGGCGCGCCGACGAAGGCCGTGATGATGCCGATCGGCAGTTCGGCAGGCGAAACGATCGTCCGTGCCAGCATATCGGCGAAGATCAACATCGTGCCGCCCAGCAGCGCGGAGGCGGGCAGCAGGTAGCGGTGGTCCGGACCGATGACGAGGCGAAGAAGATGCGGCACGACAATGCCCACGAAACCGATGCCGCCACTGACGGCAACGGACGCACCCGTCGCGGCCGCTACACTGAGGACCGCAATGTTCTTGAGGCGCTGGACGGGAATACCCATGTGGAACGCCGCCGCTTCGCCGAGCGTAATCGCGTTGAGACCACGCGCCAGGAAGGGGACCACGGCAAGCGACATGAGGATGATCGGGGCCGCG from Sinorhizobium garamanticum harbors:
- a CDS encoding NepR family anti-sigma factor; translated protein: MRYKSGAGRPIGTSSSSGNPNAQIAAKLKALYQSVQEEAIPARFLDLLEKLDAAEQHSTLQSQSVLQGRE
- a CDS encoding RNA polymerase sigma factor; protein product: MPSENQEFKREMLAALPSLRAFAMSLIGRHDRADDLVQDTIMKAWAKQDHFEIGTNMKAWLFTILRNELYSQMRKRGREIQDSDGHFTETLAHHPEQYGSLDLQDFRRALEQLPPDQREAIILVGASGFSYEEAAKICGCALGTIKSRVNRARQRLQEILQVQGENDYGPDETSAPITSRAFVS
- a CDS encoding mannitol dehydrogenase family protein; amino-acid sequence: MTTKLSLATLETVKAKAGVPKYGRHDLRAGIVHFGVGNFHRAHQAVYLDDLFNLGLDRDWAIIGAGVLPSDEVMRAKLEAQDFLTTVVEQDNNRTGAHVTGAMIAYLKPGDTPAILAQLASPSIRIVSLTITEGGYFIDPASGVFNPAHPAIVEDGRNPTSPKTVFGLILAGLAERRARGIPPFTVMSCDNIPGNGEVTHAAVAGLARLSDPAFADWIDANVAFPNGMVDRITPATGAREIDFVASEYGIGDAWPVFCEEFKQWVLEDHFPQGRPALEKVGVQFVPDVAPYEHMKIRILNGGHAAIAYPAALLDIHFVHEAMEEPLIRGFLAKLEHDEIIPVIPPVPDTDLNDYYRLIETRFANPKIGDTIPRLAQDGSNRQPKFILPSTADRLRRGEDVIGLSLVSALWCRYFAGKSDSGKDIVFNDASADRLHAAALAAKEDPMAFLALSDIFGDVARSDLFRRRFAHALKTLWEQGTRATLQLYLDDKLEG
- a CDS encoding heme ABC transporter ATP-binding protein; translated protein: MIKVSDISVRLAGRQVIHGVSFDAAPGKMTAIVGPNGSGKTTTLKAVSGELSLVSGKVTINGHDLAALGPWELALKRGVLPQSTVISFPFTVREIVRLGLSAGGTGSHSANDRIADDALEAVDLAGFAGRFYQELSGGEQQRVQLARVLCQISAPVSDGEPRYLLLDEPVSSLDIRHQLTIMQLARQFCERGGGVIAVMHDLNLTAMFADQMVMMRAGRVRASGPPRKVLTDETMEAVFGCRMQVNATPTRDIPFVLPQSVAI
- a CDS encoding FGGY-family carbohydrate kinase, which translates into the protein MREYVVAVDIGTGSARAGIFDRKGKLLARADRPIAMNRPEENHAEQDSEDIWAAVCGAVKAARGHAGVAAENVAAIGFDATCSLVVRDRDGAQLSVNRAGDARWDTIVWLDHRALKEADFCTSTEHPVLHHSGRVMSPEMEMPKLMWLKRNLPAQWERAGYFFDLADYMSWRATGSAARSRCTLTAKWNYLAHKERGWQPDYLEQIGLADLLDRGGLPEETLPVGTAVGRLTETAAEELGLDAECYVAPGLIDAYAGALGVLGRFAAEPANLERQLALIAGTSSCIVAFSREMKPGFGMWGPYFEAVLPGCWLVEGGQSATGALLDHIVRVHGGGREPTAETHMKIIGRVQELRALHGPGFADRLHVLPDFHGNRSPLADPHALGVISGLALDSSFDGLCRLYWRTCVAIALGIRHILEMMNEAGYNLDTLHVTGGHVRNPLLIELYCDATGCRVVAPETPDAVLLGTAMAAAVAGGLYSDLAKAGTAMASGGQERLPDAASRHLYDRDYRRFLALYRHRAELEAME
- a CDS encoding HAD family hydrolase, which gives rise to MAGSDSRLVIFDCDGVLVDSEPISLAVLVEALDAAGVSMTTAEASERFLGRSLKSMSAILHDEHGLATDDAFLEGMRTRLYARFREELKPVHGIRRAVEQLDGACCVASSSQPERIRLSLTVTGLIDLFEPHIFSASMVALGKPAPDLFLYASEQMGYASADCVVVEDSPAGIEAAKAAGMRVFAFAGASHARNDRHRQALAQLHPDVLFDDMGELIQFVRQ
- a CDS encoding response regulator; this encodes MTLSNRIAPLLPYLRRYSRALTGSQTSGDAYVAAVLEALIADTTIFPEASNDRVALFRLYTSLFGSSSVLIPEPVSPFAWEQRASVNLAAVSPLARQAFLLVSVEGFSPNEAAEVLDVDADKLSALLERASQEISRQVATDIMIIEDEPLIAIDIEQMVKSLGHRVTGIARTRDEAIALYKETKPSMVLADIQLADGSSGIDAVNEILKSSAIPVIFITAFPERLLTGERPEPTFLVTKPFNPEMVKALISQALFFNESTKAAA
- a CDS encoding sensor histidine kinase, with product MREKTEVMLPTVAQVLDARERLGVLHAAVPDMAVPDSDFDGLAKLAASLFSAPIALVSLVDNEWQWFKAAVGTTETRRRCDESFCLHTVADRDGVFVVLDASRHPLFRDRPTVTGAPFLRFYAGASILLDGQAVGTVCVFDVAPRKEIAPKLIDELRRIAGIAASLLKLKDEARRRALKEAALSREEQRLAMALDAANVGSWLWDIRAGTVAGNSAMMRMFGLSAEHSVGARAIFAAIHPDDRIATFSKLRQAMAANEEYDGMFRIRDSGRWLLGRGRVHDRDGKGAPLTFLGMTIDVTDQQASVQRTRLLLKELNHRVKNTLAMLQSLARQTLRQTSDPVEFMAAFAGRLQSISDAHGLLSDYEWGTIRLSELISKQLRPYVSDYAEQVEIHKDEILLGPDQAVGLGLVLHELATNALKYGSLSVPKGKVVLTARGVVEDGDSVLHLTWTEVGGPPVREPRRRGFGSILIERSLDKIIGSSVKVEYLPAGVTALIRLPL